The Candidatus Polarisedimenticolia bacterium genome window below encodes:
- a CDS encoding transposase, with translation MTFIQRFGDALNLNVHFHTLLLDGVYERYGEPGMHFRALPPPHDDEVRRVVERVAGRVARLMERRGFGTDADPSDADLLAVAQPHLAGLAAASVRGLAPGGWRPARRGDCIDPEDLSAPATPRCAAAMGFTLHADVAVPARDRRRLERLCRYVARPPVATDRLERLPDGRLLYHLRHRWRDGTTQIVFEPHQLLAHLVPLIPAPRAHQVRYHGVLAPCTGWRDRVVPLGRAPARPHGPRAALHRNEETGPGGSAGNSRSMRRYPWANLLRRVFALDILECPDCGGRMRVLAAIHPPDATRAILECLGLPSRAPPDRPYPARARAHGARAVRLVGRKRGTGLQSPPNLVAGLSGEGGRVSTRRLATPRQPCHPPAAQLESPRSPVPRPVSRLTE, from the coding sequence GTGACCTTCATCCAGCGCTTCGGCGACGCGCTGAACCTCAACGTGCACTTCCACACCCTCTTGCTCGACGGCGTCTACGAGCGCTACGGCGAGCCGGGCATGCACTTCCGGGCGCTGCCCCCTCCGCACGACGACGAGGTGCGCCGCGTCGTCGAGCGCGTCGCCGGCCGGGTGGCGCGTCTCATGGAGCGCCGCGGCTTCGGCACGGACGCCGACCCCTCCGACGCCGACCTTCTCGCCGTCGCCCAGCCCCACCTCGCCGGCCTCGCCGCAGCCTCGGTCCGCGGATTGGCCCCCGGCGGCTGGCGCCCCGCCCGGCGCGGCGACTGCATCGACCCCGAGGATCTGTCGGCACCCGCAACACCCCGCTGCGCCGCCGCCATGGGCTTCACGCTGCACGCCGACGTCGCCGTCCCGGCCCGCGATCGCCGCCGTCTTGAGCGCCTCTGCCGCTATGTCGCGCGACCGCCCGTGGCGACCGATCGCCTCGAACGCCTGCCCGATGGCCGGTTGCTCTACCATCTGCGCCATCGCTGGCGCGACGGCACGACGCAGATCGTGTTCGAGCCGCACCAGCTCCTCGCGCACCTCGTCCCCCTCATTCCGGCCCCACGCGCGCACCAGGTCCGCTATCACGGCGTGCTTGCCCCCTGCACCGGCTGGCGCGATCGGGTGGTCCCCCTGGGCCGCGCGCCGGCGAGGCCGCACGGTCCGCGCGCTGCACTGCACCGTAATGAGGAGACTGGCCCAGGCGGCTCGGCCGGGAACAGCCGCTCGATGCGCCGCTACCCCTGGGCGAATCTCCTGCGCCGCGTGTTCGCTCTGGACATCCTGGAGTGTCCAGACTGCGGCGGACGAATGCGGGTCCTCGCCGCGATCCATCCGCCTGACGCCACCCGCGCCATTCTGGAGTGTCTCGGCCTGCCGTCGCGCGCCCCGCCCGATCGCCCCTACCCGGCCCGGGCCCGAGCCCATGGAGCACGTGCCGTCAGACTGGTAGGACGCAAGCGCGGGACCGGTCTTCAATCCCCGCCCAATCTCGTCGCCGGCCTGTCCGGCGAAGGTGGGCGTGTGTCGACCCGTCGCCTGGCGACCCCGCGCCAACCCTGCCACCCGCCCGCCGCGCAGCTTGAATCCCCCCGCAGCCCGGTCCCCCGCCCCGTTTCCCGGTTGACGGAATAG
- a CDS encoding HlyD family efflux transporter periplasmic adaptor subunit produces MDVARPINKRKRTITRTLYGIGGVTVLAAITVGLSHLKPAAPSVSRATVWVDTVKRGPMLRQVRGLGTLVPEEIRWIPAATEGRVERILIKPGSPVTPDSVIVELSNPELENTANEAEWQMKAAEADYTTLKVRLQSQFLDQKAEFATVEANARQAKLQAAADEELATHGLISDLALKLSKSRAEELDTRQNLDRERLEIAAESTQAELASQTARLEQLRAQTALRRNQVRQLRVRAGIEGVLQQLPVEVGQRLAPGATLAKVTVPGRLKAELKIAETQAKDIQIGQPASIDTRNGVVKGSVSRIDPAVQGGTVTVDVALAGTLPKGARPDLSVEGTIELERLNEVLYVGRPAFGQEQGVVGLFRLADEGNSAVRVQVKLGRSSVNTVEILEGLDAGDQVILSDTSAWDAFDRLRLN; encoded by the coding sequence ATGGACGTAGCGCGCCCGATCAACAAGCGCAAGCGCACCATCACCCGCACACTGTACGGCATCGGCGGGGTGACCGTGCTGGCCGCCATCACCGTCGGGCTGTCGCACCTGAAGCCGGCCGCCCCTTCTGTGTCGCGCGCCACCGTGTGGGTCGACACGGTGAAGCGCGGGCCGATGCTCAGGCAGGTGCGCGGGCTCGGGACGCTCGTGCCGGAGGAGATCCGCTGGATACCGGCCGCCACCGAGGGCCGGGTCGAGCGGATTCTGATCAAACCGGGGTCCCCCGTGACGCCGGACTCGGTCATCGTCGAGCTGAGCAATCCCGAGCTGGAGAACACCGCCAACGAGGCGGAATGGCAGATGAAGGCGGCCGAGGCGGACTACACGACGCTGAAGGTGAGGCTCCAGAGCCAGTTCCTCGATCAGAAGGCGGAGTTCGCGACGGTCGAGGCGAACGCCAGGCAGGCCAAGCTGCAGGCCGCGGCCGACGAAGAGCTGGCGACGCACGGTCTCATCTCGGACCTGGCGCTGAAGCTGTCGAAGTCGCGCGCCGAAGAGCTGGACACGCGGCAGAACCTCGACCGGGAGCGCCTGGAGATCGCCGCCGAATCGACCCAGGCGGAGCTGGCGTCGCAGACGGCGCGGCTCGAGCAGCTGCGCGCCCAGACGGCGCTGCGGCGCAACCAGGTCCGCCAGCTCCGGGTGCGCGCCGGGATCGAGGGGGTGCTGCAGCAGCTCCCGGTCGAGGTCGGCCAGCGCCTGGCGCCCGGCGCGACCCTCGCCAAGGTGACGGTGCCGGGGCGTCTCAAGGCCGAGCTCAAGATTGCCGAGACCCAGGCCAAGGACATCCAGATCGGCCAGCCCGCCTCGATCGACACGCGCAACGGCGTCGTCAAGGGGAGCGTGTCGCGCATCGACCCGGCGGTTCAGGGCGGGACCGTCACGGTGGACGTGGCCCTCGCGGGGACCCTCCCGAAGGGGGCGCGCCCCGACCTGAGCGTCGAGGGGACGATCGAGCTCGAGCGGCTGAACGAAGTCCTGTACGTCGGCCGCCCCGCCTTCGGGCAGGAGCAGGGCGTCGTCGGGCTGTTCCGCCTGGCGGACGAGGGCAACAGCGCCGTCCGCGTCCAGGTGAAGCTCGGTCGCTCGTCCGTGAACACCGTGGAGATCCTCGAAGGTCTCGACGCCGGCGACCAGGTGATTCTGTCGGACACCTCGGCGTGGGACGCTTTCGACAGGCTTCGACTGAACTGA
- a CDS encoding ABC transporter ATP-binding protein has protein sequence MSANGRPLIQLEGVTKVFYTDEVETHALATIHLEIKKGEYVSIAGPSGCGKSTLLSLLGLLDSPTDGKYWLDGKQVADLTLADRARIRNLQIGFIFQSFNLIGDLTVFENVELPLTYRGMKAAERRQKVNEALERVGMAHRARHLPSQLSGGQQQRVAVARAVAGSPLILLADEPTGNLDSKSGEAVMDLLRELHRAGATLCMVTHDPRYARHAERSIHLFDGRIVEESAAIAAS, from the coding sequence ATGAGCGCAAACGGCCGCCCGTTGATCCAGCTGGAGGGAGTGACCAAGGTCTTCTATACGGACGAAGTGGAGACGCACGCCCTCGCGACCATCCACTTGGAGATCAAGAAGGGAGAGTACGTCTCGATCGCCGGGCCGTCCGGCTGCGGCAAGTCGACCCTCCTGTCGCTCCTGGGGCTCCTCGACTCCCCGACCGACGGGAAATACTGGCTGGACGGGAAGCAGGTCGCCGACCTGACTCTCGCGGACCGGGCCCGCATCCGCAACCTCCAGATCGGGTTCATCTTCCAGTCGTTCAACCTGATCGGCGACCTGACGGTGTTCGAGAACGTCGAGCTCCCCCTGACGTACCGCGGCATGAAAGCGGCGGAGAGGCGCCAGAAGGTGAACGAGGCGCTGGAGCGGGTCGGCATGGCGCATCGCGCCCGGCACCTCCCGAGCCAGCTCTCGGGCGGCCAGCAGCAGCGCGTCGCCGTGGCCCGCGCCGTCGCCGGCAGTCCGCTCATCCTCCTGGCCGACGAGCCGACCGGCAACCTCGACTCCAAGAGCGGCGAGGCGGTCATGGACCTTCTGCGCGAGCTGCACCGGGCCGGCGCCACGTTGTGCATGGTGACGCACGATCCGCGCTATGCGCGGCACGCCGAGCGCAGCATCCACCTGTTCGACGGCCGCATCGTCGAGGAAAGCGCCGCCATCGCCGCGTCCTGA
- a CDS encoding ABC transporter permease: MDTLLQDLRYGLRMLVRSPGATAVTVLALGLGIGANAAMFSVINVLLLRPLPVADSNRLVALYTTDRADAYHDLSYPEYRDYRDGMDVFAGIMGHTMVHVALGRDGRNELAWGEMVTGNYFPVLGVRPALGRGFLPEEDRTEGSHAVTVIGHGLWRRLFASDAGVVGQSITINGEPFRIIGVAPEEFPGTKFALAMDLWVPVAMHAVVMPQSDGLLEERPWRWMETMARLKPGVTLEGANAAAQVVARRLARDYPAASGGLSPLVLPEREARFPVEAGGAIDLGATLAMVVVGLVLLVACANVANLLLARATSRRREFGVRLALGAGRWRLVRQLLTESLCLSVLGGAAGLLFAAWASDLLLTFHPPIPYNLAVDYAPDGRVFLFTAIVSLLTAAIFGLAPALHASSPDLVPLLKGGSDAAGARRRPVLRHVLVAGQVALSLLVLASGGLFLKSLRNASAIDPGFDARDLVVGTFDVGLLGYPEDRGKRFFGDLVRRVEALPGVVSAGLTSNLPLDDNWNSTSPIIADGRPAPAPGEEISAEFGAVSVGFFRALGVRLVRGRAFTDLDGAQAPPVAIINETLANRLWPGEDPIGRHLRIGGIDQAPREVVGVARDGKYRTLGERPRAHIYRPVLQSYNSEVSLLVRTQGDPAPLLEGVRREIQALDSRLPVYGLKTLDEHMGHALWWTRMGAALASSFGILALLLAAVGLYGVMAYAVTQRTREIGIRMALGARPRDVLGMVLRGALKLALAGVGAGLLAGLALGRLMSSLLFGVGSFEPAVFTLAPLLLLAVACLASLLPARRAALVDPMVALRYE, translated from the coding sequence ATGGATACCCTTCTCCAGGATCTGCGCTACGGCTTGCGCATGCTCGTCAGGAGCCCGGGAGCCACGGCGGTGACCGTCCTGGCTCTCGGCCTCGGAATCGGCGCCAACGCGGCCATGTTCAGCGTCATCAACGTGCTGCTCCTCCGTCCCCTGCCGGTCGCCGACTCCAACCGCCTGGTCGCCCTCTACACGACCGATCGGGCCGACGCCTACCACGACCTGTCCTACCCCGAGTACCGGGACTATCGCGACGGGATGGACGTCTTCGCCGGCATCATGGGTCACACGATGGTCCACGTGGCGCTCGGTCGCGACGGCCGCAACGAGCTGGCGTGGGGCGAGATGGTCACCGGGAACTATTTCCCGGTGCTGGGGGTCCGGCCGGCCCTCGGCCGGGGGTTCCTCCCGGAGGAGGACCGGACGGAAGGCTCGCACGCCGTGACGGTGATCGGCCACGGACTGTGGCGGCGGCTGTTCGCCTCGGACGCCGGCGTGGTGGGCCAGTCGATTACCATCAACGGTGAGCCGTTCCGCATCATCGGCGTCGCCCCGGAGGAGTTTCCCGGCACCAAGTTCGCCCTGGCAATGGACCTGTGGGTCCCGGTGGCGATGCACGCCGTGGTCATGCCCCAGAGCGATGGGCTCCTGGAAGAGCGACCCTGGCGCTGGATGGAAACCATGGCCCGCCTGAAGCCGGGCGTCACCCTGGAGGGGGCGAACGCCGCCGCGCAGGTCGTCGCCCGGCGCCTGGCGCGGGACTATCCCGCGGCGAGCGGCGGATTGAGCCCCCTCGTCCTGCCGGAGCGCGAGGCGCGCTTTCCCGTGGAGGCCGGCGGAGCGATCGATCTGGGGGCCACGCTGGCCATGGTCGTCGTCGGACTGGTCCTGCTGGTTGCCTGCGCCAACGTGGCCAATCTTCTCCTGGCGCGCGCCACGTCGCGGCGCCGCGAGTTCGGCGTGCGGCTGGCGCTGGGGGCCGGGCGCTGGCGGCTGGTGCGTCAGCTCCTGACCGAGAGCCTGTGCCTGTCGGTCCTCGGCGGCGCGGCGGGGCTCCTCTTCGCCGCCTGGGCGTCCGATCTCCTGCTGACCTTCCACCCTCCCATCCCGTACAACCTGGCGGTCGACTACGCCCCCGACGGACGCGTCTTCCTGTTCACCGCGATCGTCTCGCTCCTGACCGCGGCGATCTTCGGACTCGCCCCGGCGCTGCACGCCTCGAGCCCGGACCTCGTTCCCCTGCTCAAGGGCGGAAGCGACGCAGCGGGAGCGCGCCGCCGCCCCGTGCTGCGACATGTCCTGGTCGCGGGCCAGGTGGCCCTGTCGCTTCTGGTCCTGGCCAGCGGCGGGCTGTTCCTGAAGAGCCTGCGCAACGCCTCGGCGATCGACCCCGGATTCGATGCACGCGATCTGGTCGTGGGGACGTTCGACGTCGGCCTCCTCGGCTATCCGGAGGATCGGGGGAAGAGATTCTTCGGCGACCTCGTCCGTCGCGTCGAGGCGCTGCCGGGCGTCGTTTCGGCGGGCCTGACGAGCAATCTGCCGCTGGACGACAACTGGAACTCCACCAGTCCGATCATCGCCGACGGCCGCCCGGCCCCGGCGCCGGGCGAAGAGATCTCCGCCGAGTTCGGCGCCGTCAGCGTCGGGTTCTTCCGCGCCCTCGGCGTGCGGCTCGTGCGCGGACGCGCCTTCACCGATCTCGACGGCGCCCAGGCGCCACCGGTCGCGATCATCAACGAGACCCTGGCGAACCGCCTGTGGCCCGGCGAGGATCCGATCGGCAGGCACCTCCGAATCGGTGGCATCGACCAGGCGCCGCGCGAGGTGGTCGGCGTGGCGCGCGACGGCAAGTACCGCACGCTGGGAGAGCGCCCGCGGGCGCACATCTACCGGCCGGTGCTGCAGTCGTACAACTCCGAGGTCTCCCTCCTGGTGCGGACGCAGGGGGATCCGGCCCCTCTGCTGGAGGGCGTGCGCCGCGAGATCCAGGCGCTCGATTCGCGGCTGCCGGTCTACGGTCTCAAGACCCTCGACGAGCACATGGGGCACGCGCTCTGGTGGACGCGCATGGGAGCGGCCCTCGCGTCGTCGTTCGGGATCCTGGCTCTCCTCCTGGCGGCGGTCGGCCTGTACGGCGTGATGGCCTACGCCGTCACGCAGCGGACGCGCGAGATCGGCATCCGCATGGCGCTGGGGGCCCGGCCGCGCGACGTCCTGGGGATGGTTTTGCGCGGGGCCCTGAAGCTGGCGCTCGCGGGCGTCGGCGCGGGCCTTCTGGCCGGCCTGGCCCTGGGACGGCTGATGAGCAGCCTGCTCTTCGGCGTCGGGAGCTTCGAGCCGGCTGTCTTCACGCTGGCCCCCCTTCTCCTCCTTGCGGTGGCGTGTCTCGCCAGCCTTCTCCCGGCCCGCCGCGCGGCGCTCGTCGACCCGATGGTCGCGTTGAGGTACGAGTGA
- a CDS encoding ABC transporter permease — translation MDSLLQDLRYGLRTLYKSPGFAAVAVVALALGIGASTAIFSVVNAVLLRPLPFPEPERLMLLLSSNPGKGFQRFAVSPADFNDWRAQNHEFEALAAMDGNPYNLTEGTEPERLNGTRVSAPFLGIVGIKPILGRDFLPEEDRDGAEPVVLIGHGLWTRRFGSDPGIVGRAIGLNGRKRTVVGILPPGYTFPNRSEVWAPMSFDKDELASRGGHFLTVVGRLRPGATLESARAEMETIAARLRTQYPDSNKGWTAIVSPLTEAIVGDVRPSLLVLLGAVAFVLLIACANVANLLLARATERQKEVAIRLALGAGRRRLVRQLLTESAILGILGGLCGLLIALWGTDLLVAAGREQLPRFRDINLDGRVLLFTLGLSLLTSLIFGVIPALQASRPDLNETLKEGGRGGTAGRARHRLRSGLAIGEIALALVLLTGAGLMLRSFMRLQSVDPGFRTDHVLTLEVALPDAKYPDEARQTAFLHESLERLGALPGVESAAAATTMPLSGSMTSYSFNIQGHPDKPPSDRDSTRYDGVSPRYFHAMGIRILRGRGFTEADAAGGARVAVVSEAMARKFFPGEDPIGRRIDINNSPDAWREIVGVVADVKHASLDGEFKPHTYEPLLQVPSSWLTFVLKTTVEPLSLATAARQAILSVDREQPVSDIRTAEALVADSITQPRLAMILLAVFAAVALLLAGVGTYGVIAYSVSQRTHEFGVRMALGAGRREVLGLVVRQGLVLAAVGVALGLLAAAGATRLIAGLLFGVSPGDPLTYTVVAALLTLVALLACLVPARRATRVDPMTALRCE, via the coding sequence ATGGACTCCCTGCTCCAGGATCTGCGCTACGGCCTCAGGACGCTCTACAAGAGCCCCGGTTTCGCCGCGGTCGCGGTGGTGGCGCTGGCGCTCGGCATCGGCGCCAGCACGGCGATCTTCAGCGTCGTCAACGCGGTCCTCCTGAGACCCCTGCCCTTCCCCGAGCCGGAGCGCCTGATGCTCCTCCTCTCGAGCAATCCGGGGAAGGGGTTCCAGAGATTCGCGGTCTCCCCTGCCGATTTCAACGACTGGCGCGCGCAGAACCACGAGTTCGAGGCGCTGGCGGCCATGGACGGCAATCCCTACAACCTGACGGAGGGGACGGAACCGGAGCGCCTGAACGGGACGCGCGTGTCCGCGCCGTTCCTCGGCATCGTGGGGATCAAGCCGATCCTCGGCCGTGATTTTCTCCCGGAGGAGGATCGCGACGGGGCCGAGCCGGTGGTCCTCATCGGCCACGGGCTGTGGACGCGGCGCTTCGGATCGGATCCGGGGATCGTCGGCCGGGCGATCGGGCTGAACGGCAGGAAGCGGACCGTGGTCGGAATTCTCCCGCCCGGGTACACCTTCCCGAACCGCTCCGAGGTCTGGGCCCCCATGTCCTTCGACAAGGACGAGCTCGCCAGCCGGGGCGGCCACTTTCTCACCGTGGTCGGGCGGCTCCGGCCGGGCGCCACCCTGGAGTCCGCGCGCGCCGAGATGGAGACCATCGCCGCGCGCCTGCGGACGCAATACCCCGATTCGAACAAAGGGTGGACCGCGATCGTCTCCCCGCTGACCGAGGCGATCGTCGGCGACGTCCGGCCGAGCCTCCTGGTCCTCCTCGGCGCGGTCGCTTTCGTCCTCCTGATCGCCTGCGCCAACGTGGCGAACCTGCTCCTGGCGCGCGCGACGGAGCGCCAGAAAGAGGTCGCCATCCGCCTCGCGCTCGGCGCCGGCCGCCGGCGCCTGGTGCGGCAGCTGCTGACCGAGAGCGCCATCCTGGGCATCCTCGGCGGCCTCTGCGGGCTGCTGATCGCCCTGTGGGGGACCGATCTCCTGGTGGCCGCCGGCCGCGAGCAGCTGCCGCGCTTCCGCGACATCAATCTGGACGGCCGCGTGCTGCTGTTCACTCTGGGGCTCTCGCTCCTCACCAGCCTGATCTTCGGCGTGATCCCGGCCCTGCAGGCGTCGCGGCCGGACCTCAACGAGACCCTCAAGGAGGGGGGACGCGGCGGGACGGCCGGACGGGCGCGCCACCGCCTGCGCAGCGGGCTGGCGATCGGCGAGATCGCCCTGGCCCTGGTCCTGCTCACCGGCGCCGGCCTCATGCTTCGGAGCTTCATGCGCCTGCAGTCCGTCGATCCGGGGTTCCGGACGGACCACGTGCTGACCCTCGAGGTGGCGCTGCCGGACGCCAAGTACCCGGACGAAGCGCGGCAGACGGCGTTTCTGCACGAGTCCCTGGAGCGCCTCGGGGCGCTTCCCGGAGTCGAATCGGCCGCGGCGGCCACCACGATGCCGTTGTCAGGAAGCATGACCTCCTACTCGTTCAATATTCAGGGACACCCCGACAAGCCGCCGTCCGACCGGGACTCCACGCGCTACGACGGGGTCAGCCCGCGATACTTCCACGCCATGGGGATCCGGATCCTGCGAGGGCGAGGTTTCACGGAAGCGGACGCCGCCGGCGGCGCGCGCGTGGCGGTGGTCAGCGAGGCCATGGCGCGCAAGTTCTTCCCCGGCGAGGATCCGATAGGCCGGCGGATCGACATCAACAACAGCCCCGACGCCTGGCGGGAGATCGTCGGGGTGGTCGCCGACGTGAAGCACGCGTCGCTCGACGGGGAGTTCAAGCCGCACACGTACGAGCCGCTCCTCCAGGTCCCGTCCTCGTGGCTCACGTTCGTCCTGAAGACCACGGTCGAGCCGCTGTCGCTCGCCACCGCCGCGCGCCAGGCGATCCTCTCGGTCGACCGGGAGCAGCCGGTGTCCGACATCCGTACCGCGGAGGCGCTGGTCGCCGATTCGATCACCCAGCCGCGCCTCGCCATGATCCTGCTGGCGGTCTTCGCCGCGGTCGCCCTCCTCCTGGCCGGCGTCGGCACCTACGGGGTCATCGCCTACTCGGTCAGCCAGAGGACGCATGAATTCGGCGTGCGCATGGCGCTCGGCGCCGGACGCCGCGAGGTGCTCGGGCTGGTCGTGCGCCAGGGGCTCGTCCTGGCCGCCGTGGGCGTGGCGCTCGGGCTCCTGGCGGCCGCCGGAGCGACCCGGCTGATCGCAGGACTCCTGTTCGGCGTCAGCCCGGGCGATCCGCTGACCTACACGGTCGTGGCCGCCCTCCTGACTCTCGTGGCGCTCCTCGCCTGCCTCGTGCCGGCGCGCCGGGCGACGCGCGTCGACCCGATGACCGCGCTCCGGTGCGAGTGA
- a CDS encoding ABC transporter permease, producing MDTLIQDLRYGSRTLLKAPGFTVLAVLTLAIGIGANTALFSVVNGVLLRPLPYPDPERLVMVHGTDVPRGNESANVSPPDVVDFRTQSRSFEGIAALSQGDIVLTGRGEPVRLAVMIATANVFGVLGARPLVGRFFLPEEEQPGRHRVAVLGHRFWTRRFGADPGIVGRTLTLAGHPYTVVGVLPAGFILPDADPDLWRPVPIDPESRGGHWLNAIGRLRPGVSLEQAQVEMDTITRRLEQQHPDTNTGRHTRLEPLKDAVVRDARAALYALFGAVGFVLLIACANVANLILVRASGRRREIAVRAALGAGRLRIVRQLLTESLLLFLCGGLAGTLLALWGTDLVVALASESLPRSGEIVMDLSVLAFSLALSTVAGILFGLAPALQHSRVDVERALRDDGRNATAGRGRSRVLGALAVTQVALSLVLLTGAGLLIKSLWTLLRVDPGFRAERVLTLDLALPESRYPDEGRMFAFYTSLLDRLDALPGVQSAGAVNILPLSGSNSCDGFSVIEHPPAAVGRQPCAEARYSTPGYFPALGIPLVRGRSFTEADDGNAPRVALINQAMARLFFPGEDPIGKHVVYNAAPRAIVGIVGDVRHFGLDTEAPPEFYLPHQQLPMWEMTLAVRASSDSVPLVAAVRGAIAALDRDLAVANVRTISDLLHRSVARPRFRAVLLGAFAATALALAAIGIFGVLAHGVAQRTREIGIRMALGARRRAILGMMLGQGIRLTLAGVGLGLAASIVLTRFLSGLLFGVSPTDPITLSGVTLLLTLVALLACVVPARRATRVDPMTALRCE from the coding sequence ATGGATACCCTGATCCAGGATTTGAGGTACGGCTCCAGGACGCTTCTCAAGGCCCCCGGATTCACCGTCCTGGCCGTGCTGACCCTGGCCATAGGAATCGGTGCCAACACCGCCCTGTTCAGTGTGGTGAATGGAGTCCTGCTGCGCCCGCTCCCGTATCCCGATCCGGAGCGGCTCGTCATGGTCCACGGGACCGACGTGCCGCGCGGCAATGAGAGCGCCAATGTGTCCCCCCCCGATGTGGTGGATTTCCGGACGCAAAGCCGGTCGTTCGAGGGGATCGCCGCGCTCAGCCAGGGGGACATCGTCCTGACGGGACGCGGCGAGCCGGTCCGCCTTGCGGTGATGATCGCCACGGCCAACGTCTTCGGGGTGCTGGGGGCCCGCCCGCTCGTCGGCCGCTTCTTCCTGCCCGAGGAGGAGCAGCCGGGAAGGCACCGCGTGGCGGTCCTCGGCCACCGCTTCTGGACGCGGCGATTCGGCGCGGACCCGGGCATCGTCGGCCGGACGCTGACGCTCGCAGGGCACCCGTACACGGTGGTCGGCGTCCTTCCCGCAGGGTTCATCCTGCCGGACGCGGACCCCGATCTCTGGCGGCCCGTGCCGATCGATCCGGAGTCGCGCGGCGGACACTGGCTGAACGCCATCGGCCGGCTCAGGCCTGGAGTCAGCCTGGAGCAGGCGCAGGTGGAGATGGACACGATCACCCGCCGCCTCGAGCAGCAGCATCCCGACACGAACACCGGCCGCCACACGCGCCTCGAGCCGCTCAAGGATGCCGTGGTGCGGGACGCCCGCGCCGCGCTCTACGCCCTCTTCGGCGCGGTGGGGTTCGTGCTGCTGATCGCCTGCGCCAACGTGGCCAACCTGATCCTGGTCCGCGCCTCCGGTCGCCGCAGGGAGATCGCCGTCCGCGCGGCTCTCGGAGCGGGACGTCTGCGGATCGTCCGGCAGCTGCTCACGGAGAGCCTCCTGCTCTTCCTGTGCGGCGGACTGGCGGGAACGCTGCTGGCCCTCTGGGGGACCGACCTGGTCGTCGCCCTCGCCTCGGAGTCGCTCCCGCGCTCGGGGGAGATCGTGATGGACCTGAGCGTCCTGGCTTTCTCGCTGGCGCTCTCGACGGTCGCCGGAATCCTCTTCGGCCTGGCGCCGGCGCTGCAGCACTCCCGCGTGGACGTCGAACGGGCGCTCCGGGATGACGGCCGGAACGCCACCGCCGGCCGGGGTCGATCACGCGTCCTGGGCGCCCTGGCCGTGACCCAGGTCGCGCTGTCCCTCGTCCTGTTGACGGGGGCGGGGCTGCTCATCAAGAGTCTCTGGACGCTGCTCAGGGTCGACCCGGGCTTCCGGGCGGAGCGCGTCCTGACGCTCGACCTGGCCCTCCCCGAGAGTCGTTATCCCGACGAGGGCCGGATGTTCGCCTTCTACACGAGCCTCCTCGATCGGCTCGACGCCCTGCCCGGAGTGCAGTCCGCCGGCGCCGTGAACATCCTCCCTCTGAGCGGATCGAACTCGTGCGACGGGTTCAGCGTCATCGAGCATCCGCCCGCCGCCGTCGGCCGGCAGCCTTGCGCCGAGGCCCGCTACAGCACACCGGGGTATTTCCCGGCGCTGGGCATTCCCCTCGTCCGCGGACGGAGCTTCACCGAGGCGGACGATGGCAACGCTCCCCGCGTGGCTCTGATCAACCAGGCCATGGCCCGTCTCTTCTTCCCCGGCGAGGATCCCATCGGCAAGCACGTCGTCTACAACGCGGCCCCGAGGGCGATCGTCGGCATCGTGGGGGACGTGAGGCACTTCGGGCTCGACACCGAGGCGCCGCCCGAGTTCTACCTGCCCCACCAGCAGCTGCCGATGTGGGAGATGACCCTCGCCGTGCGCGCCTCGTCCGATTCCGTTCCCCTCGTGGCGGCGGTGCGCGGCGCGATCGCGGCGCTGGACCGGGATCTCGCCGTGGCCAACGTGCGCACCATCTCCGATCTCCTGCATCGATCGGTCGCGCGACCCCGCTTTCGCGCCGTCCTGCTCGGCGCCTTCGCGGCCACCGCCCTCGCCCTCGCGGCGATCGGGATCTTCGGCGTCCTGGCGCACGGAGTGGCGCAGCGCACGCGCGAGATCGGCATTCGCATGGCGCTGGGCGCCCGACGGCGGGCCATCCTGGGGATGATGCTGGGGCAGGGCATCCGCCTGACGCTCGCCGGTGTCGGCCTCGGGCTGGCCGCCTCGATCGTCCTGACCCGGTTTCTCTCCGGGCTCCTCTTCGGCGTGAGCCCCACCGATCCGATCACCCTGTCCGGCGTGACGCTCCTGCTGACTCTCGTGGCGCTCCTCGCCTGCGTGGTGCCGGCTCGCCGGGCGACCCGCGTCGATCCCATGACCGCGCTCCGGTGCGAGTAG